The following are from one region of the Vitis riparia cultivar Riparia Gloire de Montpellier isolate 1030 chromosome 14, EGFV_Vit.rip_1.0, whole genome shotgun sequence genome:
- the LOC117931187 gene encoding loganic acid O-methyltransferase-like, with translation MNAQIYHACIRKMACMSTESCPMNGGNGQYSYTRNSSIQRWGVEASKALIGEAVWEKLDTNFSTLFNIADLGCSVGPNTFIVVENIIESVKLKYPSPNPNSEGIEFQVFFNDLASNDFNTLHRSLPRDREYAASIVPGSFHGRLFPKSSLHFIHSSYTLHWLSKVPKELLDKNSPAWNKGRISYGSAPNEVVQAYSDQFAKDMGSFLKARAQELVHGGLMVLIIPCLPVDTSPSECPLIAVMDLLGDSLMDMARMGLISEAKVDSFNFPKYYPTQHELKTLIERNGYFSIDRTEPLAQSTTNARDLNFQIFISHTRAAWEGVIKMHFGSDIIDGLFDRFMKKVLKFSPLISRHSSKQITEIFVLLKRKAS, from the exons ATGAATGCACAAATTTATCACGCCTGCATCAGGAAGATGGCCTGCATGTCAACTGAATCGTGTCCTATGAATGGTGGAAATGGCCAGTATAGTTACACTCGCAATTCGTCTATCCAG AGATGGGGAGTCGAAGCATCGAAGGCCTTGATTGGTGAGGCAGTTTGGGAGAAACTTGATACCAATTTCTCGACCTTATTCAATATTGCAGATTTGGGGTGTTCTGTGGGACCGAATACATTTATTGTGGttgaaaatattatagaatCTGTAAAACTCAAGTACCCATCCCCCAATCCGAACTCAGAGGGCATAGAATTTCAGGTGTTCTTCAACGATCTTGCCTCCAATGATTTCAACACACTTCACCGGTCTTTGCCTCGTGACAGGGAATATGCTGCATCCATTGTCCCAGGTTCTTTTCATGGCCGCTTATTTCCCAAATCATCCCTTCATTTTATTCACTCCTCATATACACTTCATTGGCTCTCCAAGGTCCCAAAAGAGTTGCTAGACAAGAACTCTCCTGCATGGAACAAGGGGAGGATCTCCTATGGGAGTGCTCCAAATGAAGTTGTCCAGGCTTACTCAGATCAATTTGCCAAGGACATGGGATCCTTTCTGAAAGCTAGGGCACAAGAACTTGTCCATGGAGGGCTCATGGTGCTTATCATTCCATGCCTCCCAGTTGATACATCACCTTCTGAATGCCCCCTAATTGCAGTTATGGACCTGCTAGGAGACAGTCTCATGGACATGGCTAGAATG GGATTGATCAGTGAAGCTAAAGTGGACTCCTTCAACTTCCCTAAATACTACCCCACTCAACATGAGTTAAAGACCCTCATAGAGAGAAATGGATACTTCAGTATTGACAGAACTGAACCTCTGGCTCAATCCACGACTAATGCAAGAGAtcttaatttccaaatttttatttcccACACAAGAGCTGCATGGGAAGGAGTTATCAAAATGCACTTTGGAAGTGATATCATTGACGGACTGTTTGATCGGTTCATGAAGAAAGTGTTGAAGTTCTCACCCTTAATTTCAAGGCACAGCAGCAAGCAGATCACCGAAATATTTGTCCTCCTCAAACGCAAAGCCAGTTGA
- the LOC117929945 gene encoding loganic acid O-methyltransferase-like, with protein sequence MASEQTKMLPQGKVTNEDTEMLSKKKMENEITKMLPVKEMANEETKMVLDGESADGETNILLKKESANGETKLYCMDSGDGPHSYARCSCSQKDLVDAATKDMENEDTKMLQEKEMTNGKTKMLMDKEVSNGESYHMNSGDGPYSYAKYSSYQKAIVDAAKKMLVEAISDNLDINNPSFGSSNTLRIADMGCSIGPNAFIAVQNIVEAVTLKYQSMQQKPQALEFHVFFNDHIANDFNALFRSLPPSRPYFAVGVPGSFHGRLFPKSSLHIVHSSYALHWLSKVPKEVTEINFLGLKNGRNYSTTDEEVLEVFSSQYKRDMQSFLTARAQELVGGGLMVLLVTGMQNGAIFSKTCSGMVFNLFGSCLMDMANAGLVSNEKVYSFHFPLYYTTPKELEALIETNGYFNIERIENLARPLEHESPDYRICSFHLRAAMEGLVEEHFGKEIIEDLFERYTNKLGENSFIFDEEYRKETHLFVFLRRKITEYSSEEKPEAEIGSEEGKKTLNQQLDV encoded by the exons ATGGCAAGTGAACAGACCAAGATGTTGCCACAGGGGAAGGTGACAAATGAGGATACCGAGATGTTGTCAaagaaaaagatggaaaatgaGATTACCAAGATGTTGCCAGTGAAAGAGATGGCAAATGAGGAGACCAAGATGGTGCTGGATGGAGAGTCTGCAGATGGGGAGACCAACATATTGCTGAAGAAAGAGTCTGCCAATGGGGAGACCAAATTGTATTGCATGGACAGTGGTGATGGCCCTCACAGCTATGCCAGATGTTCCTGTTCTCAG AAAGATTTAGTGGATGCTGCAACGAAAGATATGGAAAATGAGGATACAAAGATGTTGCAAGAGAAAGAGATGACGAATGGGAAGACCAAGATGTTGATGGACAAAGAGGTTTCAAATGGGGAGAGTTATCACATGAACAGTGGTGATGGTCCTTACAGCTATGCCAAATATTCCAGTTATCAG AAAGCTATAGTGGATGCTGCAAAGAAGATGTTAGTTGAAGCAATATCAGACAATCTTGACATCAACAATCCATCATTTGGTTCTTCCAACACATTAAGGATTGCTGACATGGGATGCTCTATTGGTCCCAATGCATTCATTGCTGTGCAAAACATTGTAGAAGCTGTAACACTTAAATACCAGTCCATGCAGCAAAAGCCTCAAGCCTTGGAATTCCATGTTTTCTTCAATGATCACATAGCCAACGATTTCAATGCTCTCTTTAGATCCCTACCTCCCTCACGGCCATACTTTGCGGTTGGAGTGCCTGGTTCTTTCCATGGTCGCTTGTTTCCTAAGTCCAGTCTCCATATTGTACACTCATCATATGCACTGCACTGGCTATCTAAGGTTCCAAAAGAAGTTACGGAAATAAACTTTCTTGGTTtgaaaaatgggagaaattataGTACTACTGATGAAGAAGTTCTGGAGGTATTTTCCAGTCAGTACAAGAGAGATATGCAGTCCTTTCTGACTGCTAGAGCACAAGAACTTGTTGGAGGAGGTTTGATGGTATTGCTAGTAACAGGTATGCAGAACGGGGcaattttttccaaaacttgtaGCGGTATGGTGTTCAATCTTTTTGGATCTTGCTTGATGGACATGGCCAATGCG GGATTAGTCAGCAACGAAAAGGTATACTCCTTCCACTTCCCTCTATACTATACAACTCCAAAAGAGTTAGAGGCATTGATAGAGACAAATGGATATTTCAATATTGAGAGAATAGAAAATTTGGCTCGCCCTTTGGAGCATGAGTCACCTGACTACCGAATTTGTAGCTTTCATCTTAGAGCTGCCATGGAGGGACTTGTTGAGGAGCACTTTGGAAAAGAGATCATTGAGGATTTGTTTGAACGCTACACCAACAAACTTGGAGagaattcttttatatttgatgAGGAATACCGTAAAGAGACTCATTTATTTGTCTTTCTTAGGCGCAAAATTACGGAATATTCAAGTGAAGAAAAACCAGAAGCAGAAATTGGAAgtgaagaaggaaagaaaacttTGAATCAACAACTTGATGTGTAG